Proteins co-encoded in one Paraburkholderia terrae genomic window:
- the der gene encoding ribosome biogenesis GTPase Der yields the protein MKPVIALVGRPNVGKSTLFNRLTRSRDALVADLPGLTRDRHYGEGRVGGERPYLVVDTGGFEPVAKDGILHEMARQTRQAVEESDIVVFIVDGRNGLAPQDKSIADYLRKTGRPIFLVVNKAEGMKYSSVAADFYELGLGDPRAISAAHGDGVTEMINEALDAAYAGQPEESDEEKAQHGVKIAIVGRPNVGKSTLVNTLIGEDRVIAFDMPGTTRDSIYVDFERQGKKYTLIDTAGLRKRGKVFEAIEKFSVVKTLQSISDANVVILLLDARQDISEQDAHIAGFVVEQGRALVVGVNKWDGLDPHVRERTKADLQRKLKFLEFAKFHFISAAEKTGIGPLMRSVDDAYKAAMTKLPTPKLTRALIEAVEFQQPRRRGPVRPKLRYAHQGGQNPPIIVIHGNALDAVTDTYKRYLENRFRETFGLTGTPLRIEFRSTTNPYADKG from the coding sequence ATGAAACCCGTTATTGCCCTCGTCGGGCGCCCCAATGTGGGGAAATCCACGCTGTTCAACCGGCTCACGCGTTCGCGCGATGCGCTCGTTGCCGATTTGCCCGGTCTTACACGCGACCGTCACTACGGTGAAGGCCGCGTCGGCGGTGAGCGCCCGTATCTCGTCGTCGACACGGGCGGCTTCGAACCTGTCGCGAAGGACGGCATTCTGCATGAGATGGCGCGCCAGACGCGTCAGGCTGTCGAGGAATCCGACATCGTCGTGTTCATCGTCGACGGCCGCAACGGCCTTGCGCCACAAGACAAGTCGATCGCCGACTATCTGCGCAAGACGGGTCGGCCAATTTTCCTCGTCGTCAACAAGGCCGAGGGGATGAAATACTCGTCGGTGGCCGCCGACTTCTACGAGCTGGGCCTCGGCGACCCGCGCGCGATTTCCGCTGCGCACGGCGACGGCGTGACGGAAATGATCAACGAGGCGCTCGACGCCGCGTACGCCGGCCAGCCGGAAGAGAGCGACGAGGAGAAGGCGCAGCATGGTGTGAAGATCGCGATCGTCGGGCGGCCGAACGTCGGCAAGTCGACGCTCGTCAACACGCTGATCGGCGAAGACCGCGTGATCGCGTTCGACATGCCGGGCACGACGCGCGACTCGATTTACGTCGACTTCGAACGGCAAGGCAAGAAATACACGCTGATCGATACGGCTGGCCTGCGCAAACGGGGTAAGGTGTTCGAGGCGATCGAAAAATTCTCGGTCGTGAAGACGCTGCAGTCGATTTCCGACGCCAACGTCGTGATCCTGCTGCTCGACGCACGCCAGGACATTTCGGAGCAGGACGCGCACATCGCGGGCTTCGTCGTCGAACAGGGCCGGGCGCTCGTGGTCGGCGTGAACAAGTGGGATGGCCTCGACCCGCATGTGCGTGAGCGCACCAAGGCGGATCTTCAGCGCAAGCTAAAATTCCTCGAGTTCGCGAAGTTCCACTTCATTTCTGCAGCGGAAAAGACGGGCATCGGCCCGCTGATGCGCTCCGTCGACGACGCCTACAAGGCGGCGATGACGAAGCTGCCGACGCCGAAGCTCACGCGCGCGCTGATCGAAGCCGTCGAGTTCCAGCAGCCGCGCCGCCGCGGTCCTGTGCGTCCAAAACTGCGCTACGCGCACCAAGGGGGACAAAATCCGCCGATCATCGTGATTCACGGCAACGCGCTCGACGCCGTGACCGATACGTACAAGCGCTACCTTGAAAACCGCTTCCGGGAAACTTTCGGGCTGACGGGCACTCCATTGCGAATAGAGTTTCGTTCGACGACGAATCCGTACGCGGACAAGGGCTGA
- the hfq gene encoding RNA chaperone Hfq: MSNKGQLLQDPFLNALRKEHVPVSIYLVNGIKLQGNIESFDQYVVLLRNTVTQMVYKHAISTVVPARPVNFHPDSESS; encoded by the coding sequence ATGAGCAACAAAGGGCAATTGTTACAAGACCCGTTTTTGAACGCACTGCGTAAAGAGCACGTGCCGGTCTCGATCTATCTGGTCAACGGCATCAAGCTTCAAGGGAACATTGAATCGTTCGACCAGTACGTCGTGTTGCTCCGGAATACGGTGACCCAGATGGTCTACAAGCACGCTATCTCGACTGTCGTGCCTGCCCGTCCGGTGAATTTCCACCCGGATTCCGAATCGTCCTAA
- the hflX gene encoding GTPase HflX — translation MTSTNLINAALVGIDFGKIDFEASLEELSLLAQSAGAHPAVTLTGRRSSPDAAMFVGSGKAEELRLACEANDIDIVIFNHALAPAQQRNLERTLNRRVVDRTSLILDIFAQRARSHEGKLQVELAQLQYLATRLIRAWTHLERQKGGIGLRGPGETQLETDRRLIGERIKMLKVRLEKLRRQHGTQRRARARNRTMSVSLVGYTNAGKSTLFNALTKAQAYAADQLFATLDTTSRRVYLGEEVGQIVVSDTVGFIRELPHQLVAAFRATLEETIHADLLLHVVDASSAVRLDQIDQVNDVLREIGADTIRQVLVFNKIDAVPELAARGDAVERDEYGNISRVFLSARTGQGLDTLRAAIAEIATAEHLPESDGLLSEGGPEAAAFHQEQRDDEGEDHREDRKIPDTGADPFQLH, via the coding sequence TTGACATCGACCAATTTGATCAACGCAGCGCTTGTCGGCATCGACTTCGGTAAGATCGATTTCGAAGCCAGTCTCGAAGAACTCAGCCTGCTCGCGCAAAGCGCGGGTGCCCATCCAGCCGTCACCCTCACCGGTCGCCGTTCCAGTCCCGATGCCGCGATGTTCGTCGGCAGCGGCAAGGCCGAAGAGTTGCGCCTCGCGTGCGAGGCGAACGACATCGACATCGTCATCTTCAACCACGCACTTGCGCCGGCACAGCAGCGCAATCTGGAGCGTACGCTTAACAGACGTGTGGTCGATCGCACCAGCCTGATCCTCGATATCTTCGCGCAACGCGCGCGCAGTCACGAAGGCAAGCTGCAAGTCGAACTCGCGCAATTGCAATATCTCGCCACGCGGCTGATTCGCGCGTGGACCCACCTGGAGCGGCAAAAGGGCGGTATCGGCCTGCGCGGCCCCGGTGAAACGCAGCTCGAAACCGACCGCCGGCTGATCGGCGAGCGCATCAAGATGCTCAAGGTGCGGCTCGAAAAGCTGCGCCGCCAGCACGGCACGCAGCGACGCGCGCGGGCGCGCAATCGCACGATGTCGGTGTCGCTGGTCGGCTACACGAACGCGGGCAAGTCGACGCTGTTCAACGCGCTGACCAAGGCCCAGGCCTACGCCGCCGACCAATTGTTCGCCACGCTCGACACCACTTCCCGCCGCGTGTATCTCGGCGAAGAGGTCGGGCAGATCGTCGTCTCGGACACCGTAGGATTTATCCGCGAATTGCCTCACCAACTGGTGGCCGCTTTCCGCGCCACGCTCGAGGAAACCATTCACGCTGATCTGCTGTTGCATGTGGTCGATGCATCGAGCGCGGTGCGGCTCGATCAGATCGATCAGGTCAACGACGTGCTGCGCGAGATCGGCGCGGATACGATCCGGCAGGTGCTCGTGTTCAACAAGATCGACGCCGTGCCTGAACTGGCGGCCCGGGGCGACGCGGTCGAGCGGGACGAGTATGGTAATATTTCGCGCGTCTTTTTGAGCGCGCGCACGGGGCAAGGGCTGGACACACTGCGCGCTGCCATCGCCGAAATCGCAACTGCCGAACATCTGCCGGAGTCTGACGGTCTATTGTCGGAGGGAGGCCCGGAAGCGGCGGCATTTCATCAAGAGCAACGCGATGATGAAGGCGAAGACCACCGCGAAGACCGCAAGATCCCAGACACGGGCGCTGACCCGTTCCAATTGCATTGA
- the hflK gene encoding FtsH protease activity modulator HflK, whose amino-acid sequence MNDYNERSIWLRLRGMLSLNDPRWGRGEGNGDRQRLNDSKRPPNGKDSEGPPDLDEMWRDFNRRLSRMFGRKGGSGGGPRPDNGRGARIGVGIIIGVLIAIYLGSGVFVVQDNQAAVVLRLGQLRGTVGQGVHWRLPYPFESHETVNVGQVRSVEIGRNNVVRLANVKDASMLTHDADIVDVRFAVQYQIRKPTDYLFRSADPDQSVTQAAQAAVREIVGSRSTNDILYQDREAIRAQLTEAIQHSLDEYHTGLAVTGVTIQSVQPPDQVQSAFDDAAKARQDRERAKRDAQAYANELLPRTKAEAERMIDDAKTYSDRVVAQAQGDAERFKEVYAQYSKAPAVIRERMYLETMQQIYSNTTKVFVDSKSGSNVLYLPLDKLVEQTRQRVAESAAASAASAAQPAQNAQSAQGTQAAAQGGNTPTIITPPAAPVSSASQAAAASDAFRSRDSFRSRGREDDLQ is encoded by the coding sequence GTGAACGATTACAACGAGCGGAGTATCTGGCTGCGTCTGCGCGGCATGTTGTCGCTGAACGACCCGCGCTGGGGCCGGGGCGAAGGCAATGGCGATCGCCAGCGTCTGAACGATTCGAAGCGTCCGCCCAACGGCAAGGACAGCGAAGGTCCGCCCGATCTCGACGAAATGTGGCGTGACTTCAACCGGCGTCTGTCGCGTATGTTCGGCCGCAAGGGCGGCAGCGGCGGCGGTCCGCGTCCGGACAACGGGCGCGGCGCGCGCATCGGTGTCGGCATCATCATCGGCGTGCTGATTGCGATCTATCTCGGCAGCGGCGTGTTCGTCGTGCAGGACAACCAGGCGGCCGTGGTGCTGCGCCTGGGGCAGTTGCGCGGCACGGTCGGGCAGGGCGTGCATTGGCGTCTGCCGTATCCGTTCGAATCTCATGAAACCGTCAACGTCGGCCAGGTGCGCTCGGTCGAGATCGGCCGCAACAACGTGGTGCGTCTCGCGAACGTGAAGGACGCGTCGATGCTCACGCACGACGCCGATATCGTCGACGTGCGCTTTGCCGTCCAGTACCAGATCCGCAAGCCGACCGATTATCTGTTCCGCAGCGCCGATCCTGATCAAAGCGTCACGCAGGCCGCGCAGGCGGCCGTGCGGGAGATCGTCGGCTCGCGCAGCACGAACGACATCCTCTATCAAGATCGCGAGGCCATCCGCGCGCAACTGACGGAAGCCATCCAGCATTCCCTGGACGAATATCACACGGGGCTCGCCGTCACGGGCGTGACGATCCAGAGCGTGCAGCCGCCCGATCAGGTGCAGTCCGCGTTCGACGACGCCGCAAAGGCGCGTCAGGATCGCGAGCGTGCAAAGCGCGACGCGCAAGCCTACGCGAACGAATTGCTGCCGCGCACGAAGGCGGAAGCCGAGCGCATGATCGATGACGCGAAGACCTACAGCGACCGCGTCGTCGCGCAGGCGCAAGGCGATGCCGAGCGCTTCAAGGAAGTCTATGCGCAGTACTCGAAGGCGCCTGCCGTGATTCGCGAACGCATGTACCTGGAAACGATGCAGCAAATCTACTCGAACACGACGAAGGTGTTTGTCGACAGCAAGTCGGGCAGCAACGTGCTGTACCTGCCGCTCGACAAACTCGTCGAGCAGACGCGTCAGCGCGTGGCCGAATCGGCTGCGGCCAGTGCCGCATCTGCGGCGCAGCCCGCACAAAATGCACAGAGTGCTCAGGGTACACAAGCGGCGGCGCAGGGCGGCAACACGCCCACGATCATCACGCCGCCCGCCGCGCCCGTCAGCAGCGCCAGCCAGGCGGCCGCCGCAAGCGACGCCTTCCGTTCGCGTGATTCGTTCCGCAGCCGCGGCCGCGAAGACGATCTGCAATAA
- the hflC gene encoding protease modulator HflC, whose product MNKIVALVVAVVIVLFAASSMVFVVDPRHMAVVSARGDAAPTLAGPGLHVKLPPPLQTVTSVDTRIQSMDAPDEDRYATSDKTDLLVNPVVKFRVSDPVKLVTETKGDVQSLPDRLALLTRGALGDAFAKYTLTDALAKQDAIATQARDGMQKGAASLGVDVVDVQFTRLDFPAAMADSVYKRMIAARQQVANQERADGAAEADRIKADAAQQQQAVLADAYKQAQATKGEGDGKAASIAAEAYGSDPQFYQFYQSMQAYKNSFKPGDVMVVDSSNDFFRFMRGPDGAAAAVQSSSGASTGARKH is encoded by the coding sequence ATGAACAAAATCGTTGCGCTCGTCGTGGCCGTCGTGATCGTGCTGTTCGCAGCGTCGTCGATGGTATTCGTCGTTGATCCGCGGCATATGGCTGTCGTCTCCGCGCGCGGCGACGCCGCGCCCACGCTCGCGGGCCCCGGCCTGCACGTGAAGCTGCCCCCGCCGCTGCAGACGGTGACATCGGTGGACACGCGCATCCAGTCGATGGATGCACCCGACGAAGACCGTTACGCCACGTCCGATAAAACGGATCTGCTGGTGAATCCCGTCGTCAAATTCCGCGTGTCCGATCCCGTGAAGCTCGTCACGGAAACCAAGGGCGACGTGCAGAGCCTGCCTGACCGGCTCGCGCTGCTCACGCGCGGCGCGCTCGGCGACGCGTTCGCGAAATACACGCTGACCGATGCGCTCGCGAAGCAGGACGCGATCGCGACTCAGGCGCGCGATGGCATGCAGAAGGGCGCGGCGTCGCTGGGCGTCGACGTCGTCGACGTGCAGTTCACGCGGCTCGATTTCCCGGCTGCAATGGCCGATTCCGTCTACAAGCGGATGATTGCCGCGCGCCAGCAGGTGGCCAATCAGGAGCGCGCGGACGGCGCAGCCGAAGCGGACCGGATCAAGGCGGACGCCGCGCAACAGCAGCAGGCCGTGCTCGCCGACGCCTACAAGCAGGCGCAGGCGACCAAGGGCGAGGGCGACGGCAAGGCTGCGTCGATTGCCGCCGAGGCGTATGGCAGCGACCCGCAGTTCTATCAGTTCTACCAAAGCATGCAGGCGTACAAGAACAGCTTCAAACCCGGCGACGTGATGGTCGTCGACTCGAGCAACGATTTCTTCCGCTTCATGCGCGGGCCGGACGGCGCCGCCGCCGCCGTTCAATCGTCTTCCGGCGCGTCGACGGGCGCGCGCAAACACTGA
- a CDS encoding DUF2065 domain-containing protein: protein MDIAGSLLLAIALMLIIEGMFPFVFPSAWRDTFRRIAERPPHHIRIGGLIVMVLGLLLLLIAT, encoded by the coding sequence ATGGACATAGCCGGCTCGTTATTGCTCGCGATCGCACTGATGCTGATCATCGAGGGGATGTTCCCGTTCGTGTTTCCGAGCGCCTGGCGCGACACGTTTCGTAGAATAGCGGAGCGCCCGCCGCACCACATCCGGATCGGCGGGCTGATCGTCATGGTGCTCGGGCTGCTATTGCTGTTGATCGCGACCTGA
- a CDS encoding ATP phosphoribosyltransferase regulatory subunit — MSTWLLPENIADVLPSEARKIEELRRRLLDRFRAYGYEMVMPPLLEYLESLLTGGGSDLNLRTFKLVDQLSGRTLGLRADITPQVARIDAHLLNRQGVTRLCYAGNVLHTRPRGLHATREQIQIGAEIYGHAGLEADLEIQQLMLDALHLAGLGRVRLDLCHAAVLGALIDGEPAAASLGEGLYEALAGKDVPLLNELTANLTPVTRDALRALPTLYGDASVLEEARARLPNAPEIARALDDLAFLAQQVDGAEVMIDLADLRGYAYHSGVMFSAYVDGVPNAVARGGRYDKVGQAYGRARAATGFSLDLREVARISPIEARSSAILAPWQHDEALRTSVAALRDAGEVVIQALPGHDYALDEFACDRVLVERNGQWVVEAKS; from the coding sequence ATGTCGACCTGGTTACTTCCCGAGAATATTGCCGACGTGCTGCCGTCCGAGGCACGCAAGATCGAAGAACTGCGCCGCCGGCTGCTCGACCGTTTTCGCGCGTACGGCTACGAGATGGTCATGCCGCCGCTGCTCGAATACCTGGAGTCGCTGCTGACAGGCGGCGGCAGCGACCTGAACCTGCGCACCTTCAAGCTCGTCGATCAGCTGTCGGGACGCACGCTCGGCCTGCGCGCCGACATCACGCCGCAGGTCGCGCGCATCGACGCGCACCTGCTGAACCGCCAGGGCGTGACGCGTCTTTGCTACGCGGGCAATGTGCTGCATACGCGCCCGCGCGGTCTGCACGCGACGCGCGAGCAGATCCAGATCGGCGCTGAAATCTACGGTCATGCGGGTCTCGAAGCGGATCTGGAGATTCAGCAACTGATGCTCGACGCGCTGCATCTCGCCGGACTCGGCCGCGTGCGTCTGGATCTGTGCCACGCTGCCGTACTTGGCGCGCTGATCGATGGCGAGCCGGCTGCCGCGTCGCTCGGCGAGGGCCTTTATGAAGCGCTCGCGGGCAAGGATGTGCCGCTGCTGAACGAACTGACGGCGAACCTCACGCCCGTCACGCGCGACGCGCTGCGCGCGCTGCCCACACTGTACGGCGACGCGTCCGTGCTCGAAGAAGCGCGCGCGCGGCTGCCGAATGCGCCCGAAATCGCACGGGCGCTTGACGACCTCGCGTTCCTCGCGCAACAGGTCGACGGCGCGGAAGTGATGATCGATCTGGCCGATCTGCGCGGCTACGCCTATCACAGTGGCGTGATGTTCTCGGCCTACGTCGATGGCGTGCCGAATGCCGTCGCGCGAGGCGGCCGCTATGACAAGGTCGGTCAGGCGTACGGCCGCGCCCGCGCGGCAACGGGTTTTTCGCTGGATCTGCGCGAAGTGGCGCGCATCTCGCCCATCGAGGCGCGCAGCAGCGCGATCCTCGCGCCATGGCAGCACGACGAAGCGTTGCGTACGAGCGTCGCCGCGCTGCGCGATGCGGGCGAAGTCGTGATCCAGGCGCTGCCGGGCCACGACTATGCGCTCGACGAATTCGCGTGCGACCGCGTGCTGGTCGAGCGTAATGGTCAGTGGGTCGTCGAAGCGAAGTCGTGA
- a CDS encoding adenylosuccinate synthase — MSASAVNVNPGRNVVVVGTQWGDEGKGKIVDWLTDHAQGVVRFQGGHNAGHTLIIGGKKTILRLIPSGIMRPGVACYIGNGVVLSPEALFKEIEELESAGVDVQKRLFISEATTLILPYHVAIDQAREARSGAGKIGTTGRGIGPAYEDKVARRGMRVQDLFEPKTFAERLRANLDFHNFVLTQYLGAPAVDYQQTLDMMLSYADRLKPMVTDVSRRLYDENAAGNNLLFEGAQGTLLDIDHGTYPFVTSSNCVAGAASAGAGVGPQKLDYILGITKAYCTRVGSGPFPSELYDADNANRQEEVGLTLAKVGKEFGSVTGRPRRTGWLDAAALRRSIQINGVSGLCITKLDVLDGLDEVKLCVGYTIDGKSADILPRGASEVSRCEPVYETFGGWQESTVGIKEWSKLPANAQAYLSRVQEVAGVPIDMVSTGPDRDETILLRHPFKV; from the coding sequence ATGTCTGCCAGCGCAGTGAATGTGAACCCTGGGCGCAATGTCGTCGTCGTGGGTACCCAGTGGGGTGATGAAGGCAAGGGCAAGATCGTTGACTGGCTGACGGACCACGCGCAAGGCGTCGTTCGTTTCCAGGGCGGTCACAACGCCGGTCATACGCTCATCATCGGCGGCAAGAAAACCATCTTGCGACTGATTCCGTCGGGCATCATGCGCCCGGGCGTCGCCTGCTACATCGGCAATGGCGTCGTGTTGTCGCCTGAAGCGCTGTTCAAGGAAATCGAAGAGCTGGAATCGGCCGGCGTCGACGTGCAGAAGCGTCTCTTCATCTCCGAAGCCACCACGCTGATCCTCCCGTACCACGTTGCCATCGACCAGGCCCGCGAAGCACGTAGCGGCGCCGGCAAGATCGGCACGACGGGTCGCGGCATCGGCCCGGCCTACGAAGACAAGGTGGCGCGCCGTGGCATGCGCGTGCAGGACCTGTTCGAGCCGAAGACCTTCGCTGAACGCCTGCGCGCGAACCTCGATTTCCACAATTTCGTGCTCACGCAATACCTCGGCGCACCGGCTGTCGACTATCAGCAGACGCTCGACATGATGCTGAGCTACGCAGACCGTCTGAAGCCGATGGTCACGGACGTCTCGCGCCGTCTGTACGACGAGAACGCCGCGGGCAACAACCTGCTGTTCGAAGGCGCGCAAGGCACGCTGCTCGATATCGACCACGGCACGTATCCGTTCGTTACGTCGAGCAATTGCGTCGCGGGTGCGGCGAGCGCGGGCGCGGGTGTCGGCCCGCAGAAGCTGGACTACATTCTTGGCATCACGAAAGCGTACTGCACGCGCGTCGGCTCGGGTCCGTTCCCGAGCGAACTGTACGACGCCGACAACGCCAACCGCCAGGAAGAAGTCGGCCTGACGCTTGCGAAGGTCGGCAAGGAATTCGGCTCGGTCACGGGCCGCCCGCGCCGCACCGGCTGGCTCGACGCCGCCGCGCTGCGCCGCTCGATCCAGATCAACGGCGTGTCGGGTCTGTGCATCACGAAGCTCGACGTTCTCGACGGCCTCGATGAAGTGAAGCTGTGCGTCGGCTACACGATCGACGGCAAGAGCGCCGACATCCTGCCGCGCGGCGCGTCCGAAGTCTCGCGCTGCGAGCCGGTCTACGAAACGTTCGGCGGCTGGCAGGAAAGCACGGTCGGTATCAAGGAATGGAGCAAGCTGCCGGCGAACGCTCAGGCGTATTTGTCGCGCGTGCAGGAAGTGGCGGGCGTGCCGATCGACATGGTGTCGACGGGTCCGGACCGCGACGAAACCATTCTTCTGCGTCACCCGTTCAAGGTTTAA
- a CDS encoding phosphoribosyltransferase: MIQGVPMIEMKDPRNDERNLWVGWDEYHRLIELLALAVHESGWKFDKILCLARGGLRVGDQLSRIYDLPLAILATSSYREAAGTEQGDLDIAQYITMTRGELSGNVLLVDDLVDSGVTLARVQQHLKERYPAITSVRSAVLWWKACSKVKPDYHVHYLATNPWIHQPFEEWDTVRPHNLSAWIKRGQERSTDAS, translated from the coding sequence ATGATCCAGGGTGTACCCATGATTGAAATGAAGGACCCGCGCAACGACGAGCGCAACCTGTGGGTCGGCTGGGACGAATATCACCGGCTGATCGAGTTGCTTGCGCTCGCCGTCCACGAATCGGGCTGGAAGTTCGACAAGATCCTGTGCCTGGCGCGCGGCGGTCTGCGGGTCGGCGATCAGCTCTCGCGCATCTACGATCTGCCGCTTGCGATTCTCGCGACCAGCTCGTACCGCGAAGCGGCGGGCACGGAGCAGGGCGACCTCGACATCGCGCAATACATCACGATGACGCGCGGAGAACTGTCGGGCAACGTGTTGCTGGTCGACGATCTCGTCGATTCGGGTGTGACGCTCGCGCGCGTGCAGCAGCATCTGAAGGAGCGTTATCCCGCGATCACGTCGGTGCGTTCGGCGGTGCTGTGGTGGAAGGCGTGCTCGAAGGTGAAGCCGGACTATCACGTTCACTATCTCGCGACGAACCCCTGGATCCATCAGCCGTTCGAGGAGTGGGACACAGTGCGTCCGCACAACCTGAGCGCATGGATCAAGCGTGGCCAGGAGCGTTCGACGGACGCCAGCTAG
- a CDS encoding potassium transporter Kup yields MTDNSHVPKQPLPSLAVAAIGVVFGDIGTSPLYSLKEAFSPSHGIPLTESSILGVISLLFWAIIVVVSIKYVMFVMRADNNGEGGVLALMALSLRSFDTKSRAAGLLMMLGIFGACMFYGDAVITPAISVMSAVEGLEIAAPKLSHLVLPLTMVILVLLFWIQRHGTAMVGRLFGPIMVLWFVTIAVLGLSHIVQAPEVIKALNPYYAFSFMSAHLLQAYVVLGSVVLVLTGAEALYADMGHFGAAPIRCAWYSLVMPSLVLNYFGQGALLMHDPKAIENPFFLLAPDWALLPLVVLSTVATVIASQAVISGAYSLTSQAIQLGYVPRMKILHTSELAIGQIYVPVVNWMLLFIILCIVLAFKSSDNLAAAYGIAVTATMVITTILASVVMVKVWNWNKGVVALIIGALLIVDLGFFGANLLKVAEGGWLPLGIGALLFFLLMTWFKGRMIVKERTAADGIPLMPFVQGLLAHPPHRVSGTAIYLTGSATLVPVSLLHNLKHNKVLHERTIFLTFITRDIPYVEDKDRLTVKDVSGGLFLVKAAYGFNETPDVKAVLEQISVSHDMSFELMDTSFFLARETVVPTQLPGMSVWRERVFAWMHQNAAKPTDFFSIPANRVVELGTKIEI; encoded by the coding sequence ATGACAGACAACTCTCACGTCCCCAAGCAGCCGTTGCCCTCGCTTGCAGTCGCTGCGATCGGCGTGGTTTTCGGGGACATCGGCACAAGCCCGCTGTATTCGCTGAAAGAAGCCTTCAGCCCCTCCCACGGCATTCCCCTCACAGAAAGTTCTATCCTCGGCGTCATCTCGCTGCTGTTCTGGGCGATCATCGTGGTGGTCAGCATCAAGTACGTGATGTTCGTGATGCGCGCCGACAACAACGGCGAGGGCGGCGTGCTCGCGTTGATGGCGCTGTCGCTGCGCTCGTTCGACACGAAGAGCAGGGCGGCCGGCCTTCTGATGATGCTCGGCATTTTCGGCGCCTGCATGTTCTACGGCGATGCCGTGATCACACCTGCTATTTCGGTGATGTCGGCTGTCGAAGGTCTGGAGATCGCTGCGCCCAAGCTCTCGCATCTGGTGCTGCCGCTGACGATGGTGATCCTCGTGCTGCTGTTCTGGATCCAGCGACACGGGACGGCGATGGTCGGCAGGCTGTTCGGCCCGATCATGGTGTTGTGGTTCGTGACGATCGCGGTGCTGGGCCTGTCGCATATCGTGCAGGCACCGGAAGTGATCAAGGCGCTCAATCCGTACTACGCGTTCTCGTTCATGTCGGCGCACCTGCTGCAGGCGTACGTGGTGCTCGGCTCGGTCGTGCTGGTGCTGACGGGCGCGGAAGCGCTGTATGCCGACATGGGCCACTTCGGCGCGGCGCCCATTCGTTGCGCGTGGTATTCGCTCGTGATGCCGTCGCTGGTGCTGAACTACTTCGGCCAGGGCGCGTTGCTGATGCACGACCCGAAGGCGATCGAAAATCCGTTCTTTCTGCTTGCACCTGACTGGGCGCTGCTGCCGTTGGTTGTGCTGTCGACGGTCGCGACGGTGATTGCATCGCAAGCGGTGATTTCGGGCGCGTATTCGCTGACGAGCCAGGCGATCCAACTCGGCTATGTGCCGCGCATGAAGATCCTGCACACGTCGGAGCTGGCGATCGGGCAGATCTATGTGCCTGTCGTCAACTGGATGCTGTTGTTCATCATTCTGTGCATCGTCCTGGCGTTCAAGAGTTCGGACAATCTGGCCGCGGCCTACGGTATTGCCGTGACGGCGACGATGGTGATCACGACGATCCTCGCGAGCGTGGTGATGGTGAAGGTGTGGAACTGGAACAAGGGCGTTGTCGCGTTGATTATCGGCGCGCTGCTGATTGTCGACCTTGGGTTCTTCGGCGCGAATCTGCTGAAAGTGGCGGAGGGCGGGTGGTTGCCGCTCGGCATCGGCGCGTTGCTGTTCTTCCTGCTGATGACGTGGTTCAAGGGGCGCATGATCGTGAAGGAGCGCACTGCCGCCGACGGTATTCCGTTGATGCCCTTCGTGCAAGGACTGCTTGCGCATCCGCCGCATCGCGTGTCGGGTACGGCCATTTATCTGACAGGGAGCGCGACGCTCGTTCCTGTGAGCCTTTTGCATAATCTCAAGCACAACAAGGTGCTGCACGAGCGGACCATTTTTCTGACTTTCATCACGCGGGATATTCCTTATGTTGAGGATAAGGACCGGTTGACTGTCAAGGATGTTAGCGGTGGGCTATTTCTTGTGAAGGCTGCGTATGGCTTCAACGAGACGCCGGATGTGAAAGCCGTGCTCGAGCAGATCAGCGTGTCGCACGATATGTCGTTTGAGTTGATGGACACGTCGTTCTTTCTCGCGAGGGAGACTGTCGTGCCGACACAGTTGCCCGGTATGTCCGTTTGGCGTGAGCGTGTGTTTGCATGGATGCATCAGAATGCTGCGAAGCCGACTGATTTTTTTAGTATTCCCGCGAATCGTGTTGTTGAGCTTGGGACGAAGATAGAGATTTGA